Within Serratia odorifera, the genomic segment GGTTACCCGATTACGCGACCGTTGTTACACGCCGCCGGCATACAGACGGTGCCAGTACCGGTTGATTCGCAAGGCATGAATATAGACCTCGGTATGGCCCGGCGGCCAGACGCCCGCATGGCGGTGTTGACGCCGACTCACCAAAGCCCGTTAGGTGTGTCGCTCAGTCTGGCTCGGCGTATGGCGCTGCTTGAATGGGCACAGCAACGGCAGGCGTGGGTTGTCGAGGATGATTATGACAGCGAGTTTCGTTATGTCGGCCGCCCATTGCCACCGTTAAAGAGTCTTGATGGCCAGCAGCGGGTGCTGTACGCCGGTTCGTTCAGCAAAACGCTGTTCCCGTCGTTGCGTCTGTCTTATCTGGTAGTGCCGGCAGCTCAGGTGGCGGCGTTTGAGCAGGTTGCCCGCCAGCGTCTGTGCGGCAGTCCTCCGTTGATACAGGCCAGCGTGGCGGCATTTATCAGCCAGGGGCATTTTTACCGACATCTGAAGCGCATGCGGCCGCTGTACCGCCAACGCCGACAATGGTTGGCTGACGCATTGCAGCAGCAGTTAGGCAGCGTTTTGAGCGTGGCGGCGCAGGCGGGAGGGATCCAATTGCTGGCGCGATTGACAACGGGAAGCGACAGCGCGCTGGCGGCGGCGGCATGGCGTGACGGGTTGGCGGTGCAGGCGCTGTCTGACTGGCAGCAGACGTCCGCGCTGCAGCAGGGCATCTTGTTGGGGTTTACCAATTTTACCCAGCAGTGGGAGGCGGAGCAGGCGGTGGCGAGGTTGGCGGCGGCGGTTGGTCAGCCTTAATTAAACGGCCCGCGGTTTCCCGCGGGCCAGACGCACATTTGTCTTATCTTTATGATGACTGCAAGGGGTGTTAACGCCGGGCGAGCAGAACGCCGAGTACGATGCCAACAGCGGCTCCGATACCCACGCCCTGCCAAGGTTTGTCATGCACATAATCGTCGGCGTGACCGACCGCATCGCGTGCGTGCTGTGTCAAACTGGTGGAGCCATTAAAACGCGCACGGGCGTCGCGTAATACGCCTTTGGCTTTATTGTGCAGCTCACTCAGTTCCTCTTTGGTCTTGTCGCCTGAAGCTTTTAACACTTCATCCAGTGTATCGGCCAACAAGGTAAGGTCCTGATCGATGTCTCGTTCAACTTTTTCTGTTTTCTTAAACATTCGACTCTCCGTTTGGACACATGTCCTTTAAGTGTAGACCATTTCTTAAAATGTGTCGGCGATCGCACAAAATACCGAATTTTATTTTGAGGCCTGGCGCGGACTGTCAGGTTGTACATTTGGTTACTCGGCGAAACCAATCACTCACTGAACGGCAACATCGCTTGCACTAGTATCTGCTGCAACGGCCCCACCGGGGCTTGCCGAAAAACACTCTGAGGAAGCAAAGATGAAAAAAGTATTAGCACTGGTTGTTGCCGCCACTATGGGTCTGTCTTCTATGGCTTTCGCTGCCGAAACCACCGCGGCGCCTGCTAGCGCACCGGCTGCGACCACCACGACCAGCGCAGCTGCCGTGAGCAAGACTCCGGCGAAAACCACCCACAAGAAAACCCACAAGAAGTCGAGCAAGAAAGCCGCTGTGCAAAAAGCGCAGGCCGCCAAAGCCAAGAAACACAGCAAAAAAGCACCTGCTCAAAAAGCACAGGCAGCAAAAAAGCACCATAAAAAAGCCACCAAGAAAGCCGCAGCACCTGCCGCTTAATCTCTCGGCCCCAACGACGCCGTCAGGGCGTCGTCTGATATAGCCCGATGCCAACACCCGGCCCCTTCCGGGTGTTTTTTATTGGAGCGTCTATGATAAACCGCTATCTGTTCGAGCTGATGTTTAGCGCGGTGGCGCTGTGCGGCGCGATCGTCGCCTGGCCGTTGTTCGCCGAGAATTTTCTGTAATTAGCCAACCAGCGGTGTTTCGTGCAGATGTCGCCACTGAATCTGCGCGTCAAGCTGGGTAAATACTACGGTAGAATAACGCAGCGTAGCCGTCTGGCCAGGCAGCGTTTGCCGCTCTCGGTAGTTCACCACCGCGCCGCCCGGCCATTGCGCCAGCAGCGTCATCTCTTCAATGGCGATGCGCAAGCCACGCTTGGCCGCATGATGAGCCTGAAAAAAACCGCGCAGCGCTGGAAAATCCAGTTTGCTGCCGTTGAGCGCAATCAGGGTAAAATCGGCATCAAATCGTGCCAGTAGCGCGTCGAGCTGGCCTTCGCCTTGCCCCAGCCAGTTTTCGATCGCCACGTGGGCGTCCAACACTTCGTTAAAATAACGGTTCATGATATCTCCTGTTGCAGATGGATATGGCGCACCACCGCCCGATTGGCGATGCGCAGGCACAGCAGCAATGGGATTGGCGTTGCTGCGGCGGCCAGATAAAAACTGGTTTGGTAAGCGTTAACGCCGGGTGCATAACGTTGCAGCAGGTTGAACGCCAGGCTCAGCAGCGCCACGCCAAAGCAGAAACTGAGCTGACGATTGATATTCCATAGTGCGCTGGCGTCGGCCAGACGCGCGTCGTCAAGGGTCAGGAAGGCGCTGCTCTGTGCGGTACTGCTGCATAAACTGCCGCCAAATCCCATCATCGCAAAGGCGGCAAGTTGCCATGCGAGCTGGTCGGCGGCGCTGATGTGCGCCAGCGTCAGGATCCCCAGCCCCTGCATGATGCAGCCGAGAATAAATAACGGGCGTGGGCCAAGACGGTTGAAGCTTTTGCCGGTCAGCGTAATCGCCAGCAAAGAGGCCAGAGACCAGGGGATCATCAGCGCGCCCACCGCGGCGGCCGACATCGCCAGCTGATTTTGCAGGTACAACATGGCGAGCAGATTGACGCCGAGAAACAGTCCGGGAATGGTCTGGTAAACCAGCATCGAAATACGTAGCAGCGGGTTTTGCATCAGGCGCAGATCGAGCAGTGGGTGCGGGTGGCGCAGGCTATGGCGCAGATAGATAGCCGTAGCCACGCCAGCGCCGACCAGCAGCAGCGCCGCCGAGCGTTGCGTCTGTGGTTCGCCCAACCGGCTCAGACCAAGCAGCAATAAACTCAAGGTAGCGCAGGCGCTGAGCAATCCCCAGACATCCAACGGCGAACGCTGCGGCGACGGTGCATCACGGCGTAGCCACAGGGCGGACAGCAGCAACGCCAGTAGCGCCAGCGGCAGATTGGCGAAGAATACCCAGCGCCACTCCAGGCGATCGACGATGAGCCCCCCCAATAGCGGGGACAGCGCCGGCGCCAGCAGACCCACCAGCATGATGGCGGCAGACAGCCGGGCGCGTTCATGGCTGCGATACAGCTGATAGGTCAGCGTCTGACCGATCGGGATCAGCAGGCCGCCGCCGATGCCTTGCAATACTCGCCAACCAATCAGCGCGCCAATCGTGCCGGCAAAACCGGCGGCGGCGGTGGCGAGGATAAATACGGTCAGTGACAACAGAAACACCCGTCGTGCGCCGATGCGCTGCGCCAGCCAGGCGCTGAGGGGAATGACCAGCGTCAGGCCGAGAATATAGCCGGTGCTGACCCAGGCCAGTTGGTTGACGCTGGCGTGCAGCGCGCGGCCAATCGCCGGGTAGGCGATGTTGGCAATGAACATAGTGATCAGAGCGACAAAAAAACCAAGCAGATAGACGAGCGCGACGCGAGTACGATACGGCATAGGGCCTCCGGTTGAAGGCGTGCAGTGTAGCGGGGGGAAAGCAGCGGATAAATCGGCGCCAGGCGGTTACACTGTCAAAATAATTTTGACAGTCATCGAGGATTCCATGCTCAATTTACAGCGGCTGGCTATTTTTGTTGCCGTGGTCGAGGCCGGTAATTTCACCGCGGCGGCAAACACGCTGGGGCAAAGCAAAGCGGTGGTCAGCTTTAATATCAAGCAGTTGGAAAGCGAGCTTGGCGTATCGTTGTTGGCGCGCAGCACGCGGAAACTGTCGCTGACCGACGCCGGCGAACGGTTTTATCAGCGCAGTCTGCGCCTGTTGCAAGAGGCAGAAAACGTCTTGGATGACGTGCGGCGCGACCACCACGGCCTGAGCGGCACCTTGCGCATTACCAGCACGCCGGAATATGGCGCTCACGCGGTGGTGCCGGCGCTGGCGGCTTTTGCCCAGCTGCACCCACGGTTACGTATCCAGCACGTTTCTTCTTCTCAGCATGCGGATTTGATTGCCGAGCGCTTTGACGTGGCGATTCGTCTGGGGCGCATGGCAGATTCAAACCATCGTGCGGCACGCCTCGACGATTTCGCCATTTTGCCGGTCGCGTCACCGGACTATCTGGCGCGACAGCAGATTGTTTCGCTGGCGCAACTGGCGCAGGCGCAGTGGATTGTTCACAGCCGATTAGCGTCTCCGCTCAGTTGGCAGGTGGTAACGCCGCAACGGCAGGCGGTGCTGTTCGACGTTGAAACCCCTGCCGCGCTGACGGCCGACAGCGCGACGGCGCTGCTGGCGTTCGCCCTGCACGGCGCCGGCGTTGCCCTGCTGCCGGACTGGCTGGCTCGCCCGGCACTGCAGCGCGGACAATTATGTCAGCTGTTGCCAGACCACCGCTTCCCGACACAGAGTATTTATGCGCTTTACCCCAATACGCGCCACGTACCGGAGAAGGTGCGGGCATTTATCGATTTTTTGCGGTCCTGGTTAGCCAAGGGTGAATAAACTGCAATACCGTGGCAATGGTCTGTTGATGTACTGCTGCACGCTGCGCCGTTGTCGAGTCACAAATAAAGCTTTCCCCCTCCTGCGCCAGCACGGTTTTTGCCCGTGGGGTGCATAAGGGCAAGAAATCAAAATGACTGCTGTCAGGGATTTGCACGCTGGTAATGGGGTGCCTGCCGGCATACTTCGCCAGCGACGCCCCCCCAGACCGTCCGCCGTTGCCAGATAGCGCTGCGCTTCGACAATCAGCAGCGGGGCGGAAAGCGAGCCCAGGCTGGCGGGCAACAGGTAGGGTGCCATGCCGGGATCGAGCGCAATGGCAAAGCGAACGCGGCGATCCTGATAGTCATGGTTGAAGCGCTGGGCTGACAGCTGCCGCAACTCAACCTTGGCCTGCGTATAAAACTGGCAGTTGGCTGAATGCGGTGCGCGATGGCAGCCGTGAATAAACTGGCGTAGATCAAGGCGCCCGCCGACCAGTGCAATGGCGCTGTAGCCGCCTTTGGAATGCCCGATAACGCCAATGGCGTTGGCATCGATCCGTTGGCTCCAGCGCGCATCGTCGAGCATGGCGCCGATCAGCGCGGACATATCCTCGGTTTGCAACCATAGGCGGGCAGACTGCGCCGGGAGAGAATTGCCGGTAGTACTGCCGGGATGATTGGCCGCCGCTACGATTATCCCTTGTTCAACCAGAGCCTTGGCCAGCCAGGCCTGACTGGCGTTGTTACCGCCGCTGCCGTGGCTCAGGATCACCAGCGGGAATCGGCCCTGGGCAACGGGCGCATTAATCCTACTCGGGATACCAGCAAACACCGGGTTGGCTGCCAGCACATGTTGCGGGCCGCTATCCTCGGTGGGGTAGTAAATGCGGCTGTCGAGTGCTCTGCCGTTAGCATGAAAGGTGTGTTGTGCGTCGGCAAGTTGATAAGGGGCGGCGTTGGCGAATGAACCGATCAATGCCAGCAAGATAACGAATGTCTTCATGATGCTTCCTTGACAGGGAAAGCGGCCAATTTGCAGCAGGGGGATAGGTTGTGGCGACCTCGATCGCGATTTAGGTCGTTAACGGTTTGTTTTTGCAAGCTTAAGATTTTACACTCGCGGACACCTTCCCGGTTATTGCGAACCCTGGCCATGCCGCTTATTCCACTGACATTTGTCTTTGCTGCCGTGTATCTGGCACTGTTGATTCGCCTGGGGGCTCCCCAGCGTCAGCGCTGGGTATTTCATCTGTTACTGCTATTGTGCATCTGGCAAAGTCTGTTGGTCGGAGTGCGTTATGGCTATCATTTCAACCAGTTCAATGCGCTACAACCCTATGGCGCTATCGCCATTCCCGCGCTGATTTATCTGGCGCTTACCGCGAGCGCGCAAGGCGGGCGTTGGCACTATGGTCTGGTGGTGGCGATG encodes:
- a CDS encoding alpha/beta hydrolase family protein codes for the protein MKTFVILLALIGSFANAAPYQLADAQHTFHANGRALDSRIYYPTEDSGPQHVLAANPVFAGIPSRINAPVAQGRFPLVILSHGSGGNNASQAWLAKALVEQGIIVAAANHPGSTTGNSLPAQSARLWLQTEDMSALIGAMLDDARWSQRIDANAIGVIGHSKGGYSAIALVGGRLDLRQFIHGCHRAPHSANCQFYTQAKVELRQLSAQRFNHDYQDRRVRFAIALDPGMAPYLLPASLGSLSAPLLIVEAQRYLATADGLGGRRWRSMPAGTPLPACKSLTAVILISCPYAPHGQKPCWRRRGKALFVTRQRRSVQQYINRPLPRYCSLFTLG
- a CDS encoding PLP-dependent aminotransferase family protein, with product MMRPFFASLRLDSQLAEPLYRQIYLRIKQAIGQGVLPAGSRLPSVRGLASDLGVARATVESAYAQLVAEGFLQSRGQAGTYVSAQLPPLARQLTLAAAMAMPTVKPPASPFSPDGATLAPFQLGLPALDAFPRAVWQRIVARQLRATTALSLAHPPASGLSALREAISHYLALSRGIHCGPDQIFICSGYQAQLDLIVNTLLQPGDAVWLEDPGYPITRPLLHAAGIQTVPVPVDSQGMNIDLGMARRPDARMAVLTPTHQSPLGVSLSLARRMALLEWAQQRQAWVVEDDYDSEFRYVGRPLPPLKSLDGQQRVLYAGSFSKTLFPSLRLSYLVVPAAQVAAFEQVARQRLCGSPPLIQASVAAFISQGHFYRHLKRMRPLYRQRRQWLADALQQQLGSVLSVAAQAGGIQLLARLTTGSDSALAAAAWRDGLAVQALSDWQQTSALQQGILLGFTNFTQQWEAEQAVARLAAAVGQP
- a CDS encoding DUF883 family protein — protein: MFKKTEKVERDIDQDLTLLADTLDEVLKASGDKTKEELSELHNKAKGVLRDARARFNGSTSLTQHARDAVGHADDYVHDKPWQGVGIGAAVGIVLGVLLARR
- a CDS encoding LysR family transcriptional regulator, with protein sequence MLNLQRLAIFVAVVEAGNFTAAANTLGQSKAVVSFNIKQLESELGVSLLARSTRKLSLTDAGERFYQRSLRLLQEAENVLDDVRRDHHGLSGTLRITSTPEYGAHAVVPALAAFAQLHPRLRIQHVSSSQHADLIAERFDVAIRLGRMADSNHRAARLDDFAILPVASPDYLARQQIVSLAQLAQAQWIVHSRLASPLSWQVVTPQRQAVLFDVETPAALTADSATALLAFALHGAGVALLPDWLARPALQRGQLCQLLPDHRFPTQSIYALYPNTRHVPEKVRAFIDFLRSWLAKGE
- a CDS encoding DHA2 family efflux MFS transporter permease subunit translates to MPYRTRVALVYLLGFFVALITMFIANIAYPAIGRALHASVNQLAWVSTGYILGLTLVIPLSAWLAQRIGARRVFLLSLTVFILATAAAGFAGTIGALIGWRVLQGIGGGLLIPIGQTLTYQLYRSHERARLSAAIMLVGLLAPALSPLLGGLIVDRLEWRWVFFANLPLALLALLLSALWLRRDAPSPQRSPLDVWGLLSACATLSLLLLGLSRLGEPQTQRSAALLLVGAGVATAIYLRHSLRHPHPLLDLRLMQNPLLRISMLVYQTIPGLFLGVNLLAMLYLQNQLAMSAAAVGALMIPWSLASLLAITLTGKSFNRLGPRPLFILGCIMQGLGILTLAHISAADQLAWQLAAFAMMGFGGSLCSSTAQSSAFLTLDDARLADASALWNINRQLSFCFGVALLSLAFNLLQRYAPGVNAYQTSFYLAAAATPIPLLLCLRIANRAVVRHIHLQQEIS
- the asr gene encoding acid resistance repetitive basic protein Asr produces the protein MKKVLALVVAATMGLSSMAFAAETTAAPASAPAATTTTSAAAVSKTPAKTTHKKTHKKSSKKAAVQKAQAAKAKKHSKKAPAQKAQAAKKHHKKATKKAAAPAA